The genomic segment aataaattgTTATGAGAGATTCCATGTTGTAtctgatttctttgttttttataattctatGCTGGTTAAAAGAACAAagggtttcgttttttttttttccggacaattcctttatttttaaaatatataaaggttTTATTCATCTAAAGATAGTGTGCTGATTATTGCTAGAGTTTGTTTGGTTCTGACATTATAAAATACAAACTTAAATTTGGGATagaatctttacaaaaaaaaaattaaccatgAAAGTGATTTGccttaaaagtaaaaaaagaagacagaAAGATGTAAATACTAAACGTGAGAATAATACAAACGAATGTAAAATAATAGTGGGACAAAatgtaattaaagaaaaaaacaaaaaaataaaaaggttgaAGAATTCTAAACGACGTCGTTGATGAGACGCCTGTGTCTGTTATAATGCTTCTCGATGAAAACTCTAGAAGCTCCTTCCATTGTTTTACGCCATGTCTGAATGAGCAATTAAAACAGAGAGTAGTCGAggattaattaaaattacaaaattataagtgGAGTAGGTAGGTAGATAGTATAATTAAagatatagtaattaattaccTTGCCGATAGTTCTGACGAGAGATTTGTTCCTGAGTTGTGATTTGCCAGAAGCAAGCTGTCGGAGAAACAGAGATCGCCGTTTACTCGCCGCCGGAGCAGC from the Camelina sativa cultivar DH55 unplaced genomic scaffold, Cs unpScaffold02553, whole genome shotgun sequence genome contains:
- the LOC104774354 gene encoding uncharacterized protein LOC104774354; this translates as ESKSTKRRKKSQDKISTRENDADNIESNVIGLVERKRLLLAAPAASKRRSLFLRQLASGKSQLRNKSLVRTIGKTWRKTMEGASRVFIEKHYNRHRRLINDVV